In the bacterium BMS3Abin14 genome, one interval contains:
- the gntZ gene encoding 6-phosphogluconate dehydrogenase, NAD(+)-dependent, decarboxylating, whose protein sequence is MQIAMIGLGRMGMNMARRLMGGGHTIVAYDMSTKTIKEIEGEGAEGAHSLREVVEKLKAPRAVWIMLPAGKPVDDTITELKGLLSEGDVIIDGGNSYYKDDIRHAEDLKTVGISYLDAGVSGGIWGIKIGYCLMVGGPEDSYKRLEPAFKTLAPEEGYLYCGETGAGHFVKMVHNGIEYAMMQAYGEGFDILEGSQYGPSLDYSQLSHLWNQGSVIRSWLLELAESAFADDSRLDAIKGYVEDSGEGRWTIQQAVETGVPAPVITLSLFQRFRSREEDGFSDKVIAALRKEFGGHAVVSSSRKGKKR, encoded by the coding sequence ATGCAAATAGCTATGATTGGTCTCGGGAGAATGGGCATGAACATGGCCCGGCGTCTTATGGGGGGCGGCCACACCATCGTCGCCTACGACATGTCCACAAAAACCATAAAGGAAATCGAGGGTGAGGGCGCCGAGGGGGCCCATTCCCTTCGGGAGGTGGTAGAGAAACTCAAAGCTCCGAGGGCCGTCTGGATAATGCTCCCGGCCGGCAAGCCGGTTGACGACACCATCACCGAGCTCAAGGGCCTGCTTTCCGAGGGGGACGTTATTATCGACGGCGGCAACAGCTACTACAAGGACGACATCCGCCACGCCGAGGACCTGAAAACCGTCGGGATATCATACCTGGACGCGGGGGTTTCGGGAGGTATATGGGGCATCAAGATCGGCTACTGCCTCATGGTCGGCGGCCCCGAGGACAGCTACAAGCGGCTGGAGCCCGCATTCAAAACCCTCGCCCCGGAGGAAGGCTACCTGTACTGCGGAGAAACAGGGGCGGGGCACTTCGTCAAGATGGTCCATAACGGCATCGAATACGCCATGATGCAGGCCTACGGCGAGGGTTTCGATATCCTCGAAGGGTCGCAATATGGTCCGTCTCTCGACTACTCGCAGCTTTCCCACCTGTGGAATCAGGGAAGCGTCATCAGATCCTGGCTCCTGGAACTGGCCGAGTCCGCCTTTGCGGATGACTCGAGGCTCGATGCCATAAAAGGATACGTGGAGGACTCTGGAGAGGGACGCTGGACGATCCAGCAGGCGGTGGAGACGGGCGTACCCGCACCGGTCATCACCCTTTCCCTGTTTCAGCGATTCCGTTCAAGAGAGGAAGACGGCTTCTCCGACAAGGTCATCGCTGCCCTGCGCAAGGAGTTCGGGGGACATGCCGTGGTCTCGTCTTCCAGGAAGGGGAAAAAGAGATGA
- the zwf gene encoding glucose-6-phosphate 1-dehydrogenase, which translates to MSENAGHRARDEGLENLLEGHATTETAPTGDNVLDAPLDPCTIVIFGATGDLTTRKLIPSLLSLLRKGGMPERFRIVGCGRKEMDDEKFRAMLRKSAEESGNDLDGWEDFASKLHYLPLTMDSLESFRNLARFLAELDRAADTGGNRIFYLALPMFLYRIVAGLLGESGLSAENTEINGWSRIVVEKPYGSDRKSAAELDRTIHAAFVERQVYRIDHYLAKETVQNILMFRFANTIFEPLWNRNYIDHVDIIAAETLGVEKRAGYYESSGILRDMFQNHMMQILALTAMEPPSTFSTGPFHDEKVKVFRSLRPFPLDDAYGNLVLGQYGPGEVDGKPAAGYLDEEGVAAGSLTPTFAMMRIFIDNWRWQGVPFYVTSGKRLGAKLTEIMIRFKDVPITMFREILGNPVSANVLTLGIQPQEKISLSFQTKTPGDKILLRPVTMNFDFLQGYSGPVLAAYEKALLDCMQGEKMLFLREDEIDLTWTYLDPIINECEVCSDRADHLKGYEAGTWGPPEAVALKKLMHES; encoded by the coding sequence ATGAGCGAGAATGCGGGGCACAGGGCGCGGGACGAAGGGCTTGAAAACCTCCTCGAGGGACACGCGACCACAGAGACAGCGCCCACCGGCGACAACGTCCTCGACGCTCCCCTCGACCCCTGCACCATCGTCATCTTCGGCGCTACGGGTGACCTGACCACCAGGAAGCTCATTCCATCCCTCCTCAGTCTCCTGCGGAAGGGGGGGATGCCCGAAAGGTTCCGGATCGTGGGCTGCGGAAGAAAGGAGATGGACGACGAAAAGTTCCGCGCCATGCTCAGGAAATCGGCGGAGGAGAGCGGCAACGACCTCGATGGCTGGGAGGATTTCGCGTCAAAGCTCCATTACCTGCCGCTGACCATGGACTCGCTGGAGTCCTTCCGAAACCTTGCCCGATTTCTCGCAGAATTGGACCGGGCGGCGGATACCGGGGGCAACAGGATCTTCTACCTGGCGCTGCCCATGTTCCTATACCGGATTGTCGCCGGCCTGCTCGGCGAGTCCGGCCTGTCGGCGGAGAATACGGAGATAAACGGCTGGTCCAGGATTGTCGTGGAAAAACCGTACGGAAGCGACCGGAAATCGGCAGCTGAACTCGACCGCACCATCCACGCCGCCTTTGTCGAGAGGCAGGTCTACCGCATCGATCACTATCTGGCCAAGGAGACTGTCCAGAACATCCTCATGTTCCGCTTCGCCAACACGATCTTCGAGCCGCTGTGGAACAGAAACTACATCGACCACGTGGACATCATCGCCGCAGAAACCCTCGGGGTGGAAAAGAGGGCTGGCTACTACGAAAGCTCCGGGATACTCAGGGACATGTTCCAGAACCACATGATGCAGATCCTGGCACTCACGGCCATGGAGCCGCCCTCTACATTTTCGACGGGACCGTTTCACGACGAGAAGGTCAAGGTCTTCCGCTCGCTGCGGCCGTTCCCCCTGGACGACGCCTACGGCAACCTGGTCCTGGGACAGTATGGGCCGGGCGAAGTGGATGGAAAGCCGGCGGCTGGCTATCTCGACGAGGAGGGGGTGGCGGCAGGTTCTCTCACGCCGACGTTTGCCATGATGAGGATATTCATAGACAACTGGCGCTGGCAGGGAGTCCCGTTTTACGTCACCTCGGGCAAAAGGCTGGGGGCCAAGCTGACGGAGATCATGATCCGGTTCAAGGATGTCCCCATCACGATGTTCCGGGAAATCCTCGGAAATCCTGTTTCCGCGAACGTGCTGACCCTCGGGATCCAGCCCCAGGAGAAGATATCCCTGTCCTTCCAGACAAAAACTCCCGGGGACAAAATCCTCTTACGCCCGGTTACCATGAATTTTGACTTTCTTCAGGGATACTCGGGGCCGGTCCTCGCAGCCTACGAAAAAGCCCTGCTGGACTGCATGCAGGGCGAGAAGATGCTTTTCCTGAGGGAGGACGAGATCGACCTGACCTGGACCTACCTCGACCCGATCATCAACGAATGCGAAGTCTGTTCGGACCGGGCGGACCACCTGAAAGGTTACGAAGCGGGAACTTGGGGTCCCCCGGAGGCGGTGGCGTTAAAAAAGCTCATGCACGAAAGCTGA
- a CDS encoding pyrimidine dimer DNA glycosylase: MTRIFSVHPKYFSDQHLVAEHDHLHEILDALGDDDKTSDNTDVFRFNGRRGLLYIRHRMLAEEMGVRAMEHTTLIDRMKIPSTEWDSLEVDDGNVQKDLEEVGAEGTPGRVPLPDGEDIAEVTGEMDVLSVIPGIVEDEILLGLYRRYKYVVMERSYRRYRSLADPMQGKKRGQTWFLFDIMLEEALAAKPGERGPAIAYETLWERLVEAATEEEKQRFQALYGALEPGKISLEMREFLAHTAARVGDEDLLISQLLVQYME; the protein is encoded by the coding sequence ATGACCAGGATTTTCAGCGTTCACCCCAAATATTTTTCCGACCAGCATCTGGTCGCGGAACATGACCATCTCCATGAAATCCTCGATGCCTTGGGCGACGACGATAAAACCTCGGATAATACCGACGTTTTCAGATTCAATGGGAGGAGGGGGCTATTATACATCAGGCACAGGATGCTCGCTGAGGAGATGGGGGTCAGGGCCATGGAGCATACAACCCTCATCGACCGCATGAAAATCCCCTCCACCGAATGGGATAGCCTTGAAGTGGACGATGGGAATGTTCAGAAGGACCTTGAAGAGGTCGGAGCGGAGGGGACCCCCGGCAGGGTTCCCCTTCCGGACGGCGAGGACATCGCGGAAGTGACCGGCGAGATGGACGTACTCTCGGTCATCCCTGGCATCGTGGAGGACGAGATCCTCCTGGGGCTTTACAGGCGCTACAAGTACGTTGTAATGGAGCGATCATACAGACGCTACAGGAGCCTCGCCGATCCCATGCAGGGCAAAAAGAGGGGGCAGACGTGGTTCCTCTTCGACATCATGTTGGAGGAGGCGCTGGCGGCGAAGCCGGGCGAAAGAGGGCCTGCCATAGCGTACGAGACATTGTGGGAGCGGCTTGTCGAAGCCGCCACGGAGGAGGAAAAACAGAGGTTCCAGGCCCTCTACGGGGCGCTTGAACCGGGGAAGATCAGCCTCGAAATGCGGGAATTTCTGGCACACACAGCCGCCCGCGTCGGCGACGAAGACCTGCTGATCTCACAGCTCCTCGTGCAGTATATGGAGTGA
- the hflC_1 gene encoding modulator of FtsH protease HflC, whose translation MFLFSFNPIVTGAVVIVLFLIVSGIKILREYERGVVFFMGRLVKARGPGLIYIIPGMEKMVRISLRLIVMDVPPQDIITRDNVSVKVNAVVYFRVMDPSRAVVEVEDFFYATSQLAQTTLRSILGQVELDDLLSERDKINHDLQGILDSQTDPWGIKVTNVEIKHVDLPQEMQRAMAKQAEAERERRAKIIAAEGEFQSATKLTEAAKIMSGNEQALQLRYLQTLREIATENNSTTIFPIPMDLLRAFKGFLGKGQGEGDE comes from the coding sequence ATGTTTTTATTTTCTTTTAACCCCATTGTCACCGGCGCGGTGGTCATCGTTCTTTTCCTCATCGTCTCGGGCATCAAGATCCTCAGGGAGTACGAGAGGGGGGTCGTCTTCTTCATGGGGAGGCTGGTCAAAGCCCGCGGCCCCGGCCTCATCTACATCATCCCCGGCATGGAGAAGATGGTGCGGATCAGCCTCAGGCTGATAGTGATGGACGTGCCGCCCCAGGATATCATCACGAGGGACAACGTGTCGGTCAAGGTAAACGCCGTCGTGTATTTCCGGGTGATGGATCCCTCCAGGGCGGTTGTCGAGGTGGAAGATTTCTTCTACGCTACCAGCCAGCTCGCACAGACGACCTTAAGGAGCATTCTGGGTCAGGTGGAGTTGGACGACCTCCTTTCCGAGCGGGATAAGATCAACCACGATCTGCAGGGGATTCTCGATTCCCAGACGGACCCGTGGGGGATCAAGGTGACGAACGTGGAGATAAAGCACGTGGACCTGCCGCAGGAGATGCAGCGGGCGATGGCAAAGCAGGCCGAGGCGGAACGGGAAAGACGGGCGAAGATCATTGCCGCGGAGGGCGAGTTCCAGTCGGCCACGAAACTGACCGAAGCGGCGAAAATCATGTCCGGCAACGAACAGGCCCTTCAACTGAGATATCTTCAGACCTTGAGGGAAATCGCGACGGAAAATAATTCCACCACCATCTTCCCTATCCCCATGGATCTCCTGAGAGCTTTCAAAGGGTTTCTCGGCAAGGGGCAGGGCGAAGGAGACGAGTAA
- a CDS encoding hypothetical protein (NfeD-like C-terminal, partner-binding): MRRICMRVIVFLAILGFFLALPDTGWFPDGQRPSGLMADSDVVLTGQDADKSPPLVVRIFVDGSINPITANYIVEQLVKAEKDKAGLLILQLDTPGGLMSSMRQIVKAILASPVPVAVYVAPSGARAASAGVFITLAAPIAVMAPGTTIGAAHPVTVGGGGFFGGKKKEGEKESGKDGKGKAASPPPEGDIMATKILNDTVAFIRSIAAKNGRNVEWAERAVRESISSTETEAVKEGVVDFIAPDVDALLKGIEGMEVTVSGGKRIIALSGARIEDRPMGTRRRILAVITDPNVAYLLMLLGIFGIFFELVNPGVILPGVLGGISIILAFFSFQLLPVNYAGVLLILFALVLFVLEVKVVSFGMLTVGGILSLVLGSLMFFNSADPYYRVSLSLIFGMTGIIVLIFVVLLGFAVRIRMRKVTTGIEGLIGEVGVAGTDLAPEGKIMIHGEIWSAVSTETIKSGEKVKVTEADGLSLKVKRVNTEQ, translated from the coding sequence ATGAGAAGAATTTGCATGCGTGTAATCGTCTTTTTAGCCATTCTGGGCTTTTTTCTGGCTCTTCCAGACACCGGCTGGTTTCCCGATGGACAGCGCCCGTCCGGTCTTATGGCCGACAGTGATGTTGTCCTTACCGGGCAGGATGCGGATAAGAGCCCGCCCCTGGTCGTTCGTATTTTCGTCGACGGATCCATCAACCCGATTACCGCAAACTACATCGTAGAACAGCTCGTGAAAGCGGAAAAGGACAAAGCCGGGCTTTTGATCCTTCAGCTGGACACCCCCGGTGGACTCATGTCATCCATGCGGCAGATCGTCAAGGCCATTCTCGCTTCGCCCGTTCCGGTGGCGGTCTACGTTGCCCCTTCGGGGGCGAGGGCCGCATCGGCAGGAGTTTTCATTACCCTTGCGGCTCCCATTGCGGTCATGGCCCCGGGGACTACTATCGGGGCGGCCCACCCTGTCACAGTGGGGGGAGGGGGATTTTTCGGCGGGAAGAAGAAAGAGGGGGAGAAGGAATCCGGGAAAGATGGAAAGGGAAAGGCAGCTTCGCCGCCCCCGGAGGGCGATATCATGGCGACCAAAATTCTCAACGACACCGTGGCCTTTATACGTTCAATAGCCGCTAAAAACGGCCGCAACGTCGAGTGGGCCGAGCGGGCTGTCCGGGAAAGCATCTCCTCGACGGAGACGGAGGCCGTTAAGGAAGGGGTAGTGGATTTCATAGCTCCGGACGTGGACGCACTGTTGAAGGGAATTGAGGGGATGGAGGTGACGGTGTCGGGCGGAAAGCGTATTATAGCCCTCTCCGGCGCACGTATTGAGGATAGGCCCATGGGCACCCGGAGAAGGATCCTGGCTGTTATCACCGACCCCAACGTCGCATATCTCCTCATGCTGCTCGGGATCTTCGGTATCTTCTTCGAACTGGTCAACCCGGGCGTTATCCTGCCGGGCGTCCTTGGCGGGATTTCCATAATCCTTGCCTTTTTTTCTTTTCAGCTCCTGCCCGTCAACTATGCGGGCGTTCTTCTTATCCTGTTCGCGCTGGTGCTTTTTGTCCTGGAGGTAAAGGTGGTTTCTTTCGGAATGCTGACGGTTGGCGGCATCCTGTCCCTGGTGTTGGGTAGCCTGATGTTTTTCAACTCCGCCGATCCGTACTACCGTGTTTCCCTGTCCCTGATCTTCGGGATGACAGGTATCATCGTACTCATCTTCGTGGTGTTACTTGGATTTGCCGTCAGGATAAGAATGAGAAAGGTTACAACCGGGATCGAGGGGCTCATCGGAGAGGTGGGGGTTGCCGGCACCGACCTGGCCCCGGAGGGAAAGATAATGATTCACGGAGAGATCTGGTCAGCGGTCTCAACTGAAACTATCAAGTCAGGGGAGAAGGTCAAGGTGACAGAGGCAGATGGGCTGTCCCTGAAAGTCAAACGGGTGAACACAGAGCAATAA
- a CDS encoding double zinc ribbon codes for MSEFLEVLEWIDETGEEMVHRVPPEGTGEIKFGAQLVVNENQAAVFFRDGRALDVLGPGRHTLASQNLPLLTKALSLPFGFRSPFRVAVYFVAMKTFTNLNWGTRDPVAFRDSELGMVRLRGNGNFTIRILQPMLFVNVVAGTQGIYTTDEISDFLRGIIVSRINDLLGENLDTLLNLPQVYDELGAAAKARVRDEFLKYGIELRDLIIRAITPPDDVQKIIDERGGMRAVGESDYLRFKAAQFMGDAAKTGADGATSGAESGMGMGLGAGLGMMIPAFLKGTLSEGGKKGTVKGYPCPRCHGEVPDDARFCSRCGTPVVKGQICPRCQTDLPVDAKFCFRCGQEVKKVETKCPNCGKKAPEGAHFCLNCGEKIQ; via the coding sequence ATGAGTGAATTTTTAGAGGTCCTGGAATGGATTGATGAAACCGGCGAGGAGATGGTGCACCGTGTTCCTCCTGAGGGAACCGGTGAGATCAAATTCGGGGCGCAGTTGGTGGTCAATGAGAATCAGGCCGCTGTGTTTTTTCGGGATGGCCGTGCTCTCGACGTGCTTGGCCCGGGGAGGCATACCCTTGCTTCCCAGAATCTCCCTCTTCTGACCAAGGCGCTGAGCCTCCCCTTCGGCTTTCGGAGTCCCTTCAGGGTGGCCGTCTATTTCGTGGCCATGAAGACCTTCACAAACCTGAACTGGGGTACGAGGGATCCCGTGGCTTTCCGGGACAGTGAATTAGGCATGGTTCGGCTTCGGGGCAACGGAAATTTTACCATCAGGATTCTGCAGCCCATGCTTTTTGTGAACGTAGTCGCCGGGACGCAGGGCATCTACACTACCGATGAGATATCGGATTTTCTGAGAGGGATCATCGTCTCGAGGATCAACGATCTGCTTGGGGAAAACCTTGACACCCTCCTTAACCTGCCGCAGGTCTACGATGAACTGGGAGCCGCCGCCAAGGCCAGGGTCCGTGACGAGTTTCTCAAGTACGGTATCGAACTCAGGGATCTCATCATACGTGCCATTACTCCGCCTGATGATGTTCAGAAAATCATCGATGAACGGGGAGGAATGCGGGCTGTCGGCGAGAGCGACTATCTTCGATTCAAGGCGGCGCAGTTCATGGGCGATGCCGCCAAGACAGGGGCGGACGGGGCGACGTCAGGCGCTGAGTCAGGCATGGGTATGGGGCTGGGCGCGGGGCTTGGAATGATGATCCCGGCTTTTCTTAAAGGGACCCTGAGTGAGGGAGGTAAGAAGGGGACGGTTAAAGGTTATCCATGCCCCCGGTGCCATGGGGAGGTGCCTGATGATGCCAGGTTCTGCTCCCGATGTGGGACGCCTGTTGTTAAAGGGCAGATCTGTCCACGATGTCAAACAGATCTTCCCGTCGACGCAAAATTCTGTTTCCGGTGTGGGCAGGAGGTAAAGAAGGTGGAGACGAAATGCCCCAATTGCGGGAAGAAGGCCCCGGAGGGGGCTCATTTCTGTCTGAATTGCGGCGAGAAGATTCAGTAA
- a CDS encoding PBP superfamily domain protein translates to MASSFLGTREVSEYLGINEKQVYSLIHNRGLPGTKITGKWLFPRHLVDRWIESSVAGFPGEWPFVQRAQGLLLVAGSDDPLLVRLISLFRRRFTETIPLQSRAGSTEGIMALKRGLCHIAAVHLYSAQNPHHGEDYLTGYFDQRAVAVSLAVRTQGLLLAKGNPLGIRSLEDILTGRLRWAGREVGTGTRLRLEMELDHLGTDRSGFADDSLTLGSHMEVGVSIMRGQADAGLAIQNVSEILDLDFIPLFRERFDLVTFRETFFQKEIQNFFGLLNTMEFAEIGAGLSGYDVSGAGKILTESI, encoded by the coding sequence TTGGCAAGTTCTTTCCTCGGCACCCGGGAGGTTTCCGAGTATCTGGGCATCAACGAGAAACAGGTCTACAGCCTTATCCACAACCGCGGGCTCCCCGGGACCAAGATAACCGGAAAATGGCTTTTCCCCCGCCACCTGGTGGACAGGTGGATTGAATCAAGCGTTGCCGGGTTCCCGGGGGAGTGGCCTTTTGTCCAAAGGGCGCAGGGGCTTCTCCTCGTTGCAGGCAGCGATGATCCCCTTCTGGTCCGTTTGATCTCCCTCTTTCGCAGGCGCTTCACCGAGACGATCCCACTGCAGTCGCGTGCCGGCAGCACCGAGGGCATCATGGCCTTAAAAAGGGGGCTATGCCATATCGCCGCCGTCCACCTTTACTCAGCCCAAAATCCTCACCATGGCGAAGATTATCTTACCGGCTATTTCGATCAAAGAGCGGTGGCGGTCTCCCTGGCGGTAAGGACCCAGGGACTCCTTCTCGCAAAGGGCAACCCACTTGGAATCCGCTCCCTGGAGGACATCCTGACCGGACGGCTGCGATGGGCCGGACGAGAGGTAGGAACCGGAACACGTCTTCGCCTTGAAATGGAACTTGATCACCTCGGAACTGATCGCTCGGGTTTTGCCGATGACAGTCTGACCCTGGGCAGCCACATGGAGGTCGGGGTCTCGATAATGAGGGGACAGGCTGATGCCGGCCTTGCCATCCAGAATGTCTCGGAGATACTGGATCTCGACTTCATTCCACTTTTCCGGGAACGGTTCGACCTCGTGACGTTCCGGGAGACCTTTTTTCAAAAGGAGATTCAGAACTTTTTCGGCCTTTTAAATACGATGGAATTTGCGGAAATCGGGGCCGGCCTGTCCGGTTACGACGTTTCCGGCGCGGGTAAAATTCTCACCGAGTCAATCTGA
- a CDS encoding PBP superfamily domain protein yields MNGKPTGIAIVLLLAGAILMSTYTPCQADKSRLKLSSTTSTDNTGLLDYLLPVFEKRYGIKVDVIAVGTGKALKLAENGDVDVTLVHAPAREIKFVADGHAVNRRKVMANYFIIVGPKTDPAGVRTADSAEEAFRRISQNGATFVSRGDDSGTNIKEKHIWEAVLGSVPSGKSWYLESGKGMGETLTIAYEKRGYTLSDSGTFLKYSDKVDDLKMLFIKHSDLLFNPYGIMAVNPMKYPNVNYEGAMKLITFMTSPSGQKLIGDFTDKYGNKLFTPLAGK; encoded by the coding sequence ATGAACGGAAAGCCGACAGGAATTGCGATTGTCCTTCTGCTCGCCGGGGCTATTCTCATGTCCACGTATACGCCGTGTCAGGCGGACAAAAGCCGTCTCAAGCTTTCGTCCACCACCAGTACGGACAACACCGGGCTCCTTGACTACCTTCTGCCTGTCTTTGAAAAAAGATACGGTATCAAGGTCGACGTCATCGCGGTCGGAACCGGCAAAGCGCTCAAGCTGGCTGAAAACGGCGATGTGGATGTCACACTCGTCCACGCCCCGGCAAGGGAGATCAAGTTCGTTGCGGATGGCCACGCCGTGAACCGTCGGAAGGTAATGGCCAACTATTTCATCATCGTAGGTCCCAAGACCGATCCTGCCGGGGTCAGAACGGCAGACAGTGCCGAGGAGGCCTTCAGGAGAATCTCCCAAAATGGCGCCACGTTTGTATCCCGCGGAGACGACTCCGGCACCAACATAAAAGAAAAACACATCTGGGAGGCCGTTCTCGGATCCGTGCCCTCAGGCAAAAGCTGGTACCTCGAATCGGGCAAGGGGATGGGGGAAACGCTCACCATAGCCTACGAAAAGAGGGGATACACCCTCTCCGATTCCGGCACTTTCCTCAAATATTCAGACAAGGTGGACGATCTGAAGATGCTCTTCATCAAACACTCGGACCTGCTCTTCAACCCCTACGGCATCATGGCGGTCAATCCCATGAAATACCCCAACGTGAATTACGAAGGGGCCATGAAGCTCATCACCTTCATGACCTCTCCGAGCGGACAGAAGCTGATCGGTGATTTCACCGACAAATATGGAAACAAGCTTTTCACTCCCTTGGCCGGGAAATAA
- the cysW_1 gene encoding sulfate transport system permease protein CysW → MGYIIEALIGAFRLVFSLNPEVMSIALLSLKVALSATFVAALLGIPLAYLVTTREFTGKGTLITLFNTLMALPTVVVGLFVYSFLSRKGPLGFLDLLFTPTGIILGDIILAFPLIVGLTIAAVNSVDSRARVTAMSLGASPRRVSVTILMEARFGLMAALFNGFGRVVAEVGSAMMLGGNIRGYTRTLTTAVALETGKGEFAFAMALGIILLAVAFTVNMLFRRFQRY, encoded by the coding sequence ATGGGATATATAATCGAAGCTCTCATCGGAGCCTTCCGGCTGGTATTCTCCCTCAATCCGGAAGTGATGTCTATCGCCCTCCTTTCCCTGAAGGTGGCTCTTTCCGCCACCTTTGTCGCCGCCCTTTTGGGAATCCCTCTCGCCTACCTTGTGACGACCAGAGAATTCACCGGCAAGGGCACCCTCATAACCCTCTTCAACACCCTCATGGCCCTCCCCACCGTGGTGGTGGGCCTCTTTGTCTACTCCTTCCTTTCCAGGAAAGGCCCTCTCGGATTTCTGGATCTCCTCTTCACTCCTACGGGGATCATCCTGGGGGACATCATCCTGGCATTCCCCCTCATAGTGGGTCTTACCATTGCCGCCGTAAACAGTGTTGATTCCAGGGCAAGAGTCACGGCCATGAGCCTCGGCGCATCCCCGCGGCGGGTATCTGTCACCATCCTCATGGAGGCACGCTTCGGACTCATGGCGGCGCTTTTCAACGGGTTCGGCCGGGTGGTTGCCGAGGTGGGTTCGGCCATGATGTTGGGCGGCAATATTCGAGGGTACACCCGGACCCTAACCACCGCCGTCGCCCTGGAAACGGGCAAGGGTGAGTTCGCCTTCGCCATGGCCCTCGGAATCATTCTCCTCGCCGTGGCCTTTACCGTCAATATGCTCTTTCGCAGGTTCCAGAGGTACTGA
- the nikO gene encoding nickel import ATP-binding protein NikO, producing MTLFEIENLIFNYGERRVLDIADLHIGKGCITALTGANGSGKSTLMMLLGHLLHPAGGRILFEGTDLNSGTASAMTAFRRRTGVVLQSPYLFKSTVEGNVSYPLRVCGTPKEETARLVKSALSSVGLPGFEMRRCAELSGGETQRVALARSIVMRPDLLLLDEPMANVDASSQAVMERVLLEICRDEGTTVIFTTHNLDRAYRLADEVVTVLEGTVSAGAMENVFKGAVYQAGGDWVFDTGRITIVVPEGKDGSHTASIPPESILISRKPGSTSARNVFSGRISAIQERNGSVDIRVEAGESLTSRITTQSYAGMELKLGEEITLIFKAESVKIY from the coding sequence ATGACCCTTTTTGAAATAGAAAATTTAATCTTTAATTATGGGGAGCGACGGGTGCTGGACATTGCGGATCTCCACATAGGCAAGGGCTGCATCACCGCCCTTACCGGGGCCAACGGTTCAGGAAAAAGCACACTGATGATGCTCCTGGGACACCTTCTTCACCCCGCCGGGGGCCGGATTCTTTTTGAAGGGACGGACCTTAACTCCGGGACAGCATCCGCCATGACGGCTTTCCGGCGAAGGACCGGCGTCGTTCTCCAATCCCCCTACCTGTTTAAAAGCACCGTGGAGGGAAATGTGTCCTATCCCCTCCGTGTCTGCGGAACACCCAAAGAGGAAACGGCCCGACTGGTAAAAAGTGCACTGAGTTCAGTGGGGCTGCCCGGTTTTGAGATGAGAAGGTGCGCGGAGCTCTCCGGCGGCGAGACCCAGAGGGTTGCTCTCGCCAGGTCCATTGTCATGAGACCCGATCTGCTTCTCCTCGACGAACCCATGGCCAATGTAGATGCGTCCAGCCAGGCGGTAATGGAGAGGGTACTTCTGGAGATATGCCGGGATGAGGGGACGACCGTCATCTTCACCACACATAACCTGGACAGGGCCTACAGGCTTGCCGACGAGGTGGTAACGGTTCTGGAGGGGACGGTTTCCGCCGGCGCCATGGAGAACGTGTTCAAGGGGGCCGTCTATCAGGCCGGAGGGGACTGGGTCTTTGATACGGGGCGGATTACCATCGTCGTGCCGGAGGGAAAGGACGGTTCACACACGGCATCGATACCGCCGGAATCCATCCTGATCAGCCGCAAGCCTGGATCCACCAGCGCCAGGAACGTTTTTTCGGGGAGGATCTCCGCCATTCAGGAGAGAAACGGATCGGTTGATATCAGGGTTGAGGCGGGGGAATCGCTCACCTCACGAATAACCACCCAATCATACGCAGGCATGGAGCTGAAACTGGGGGAGGAGATAACCCTGATCTTCAAGGCTGAGTCGGTGAAAATCTATTAG